In Pyxicephalus adspersus chromosome 12, UCB_Pads_2.0, whole genome shotgun sequence, a genomic segment contains:
- the GNPNAT1 gene encoding glucosamine 6-phosphate N-acetyltransferase — translation MSPDETPLFDPHLLEEVDWSQNTVSFSPPISPRNPGESLVLRPLCTADLNRGFYKVLGQLTKVGDVSAEDFIKKFDHMKKTGDYFVIVVEDLNLGQIVATATLIVEHKFIHACSKRGRIEEVVVSDECRGKQLGKLLVSVLTLLSKKLDCYKVTLECKPKNVAFYEKFGYSSSDENYMQCRFFD, via the exons ATGAGCCCAGATGAAACCCCTCTGTTTGACCCTCATTTACTGGAGGAAGTTGACTGGAGTCAGAATACGGTATCGTTCAGCCCTCCTATCTCGCCACGGAACCCCGGAGAGTCGCTGGTTCTGAGGCCTCTATGCACTGCCGATTTAAACCGAG gtttttacaaGGTACTAGGACAATTGACCAAAGTAGGAGATGTGTCAGCAGAGGATTTCATCA AAAAATTTGACCACATGAAGAAAACAGGAGACTATTTTGTGATCGTGGTGGAGGATTTGAATCTCGGACAGATCGTAGCTACAGCAACCTTAATTGTAGAACATAAATTTATACACGCATGTTCAAAG AGAGGTCGGATAGAAGAGGTGGTTGTGAGCGATGAATGTAGAGGCAAACAGCTTGGAAAATT GTTAGTATCCGTGCTTACATTGCTAAGCAAAAAGCTTGACTGTTACAAAGTGACATTGGAGTGCAAGCCCAAAAACGTGGCTTTCTACGAAAAGTTTGGCTACAGCTCCTCTGATGAGAACTACATGCAGTGCCGATTCTTCGACTGA
- the STYX gene encoding serine/threonine/tyrosine-interacting protein, translating to MEDGKLEFPSLPQCKDDQEDWSYPMRREMQEILPGLFLGPYSAAMKSKLPILQKYGITHIVCIRQSIEANFIKPNFENLFKYLVLDIADNPIENIIRIFPMSKEFIDECLQNGGKVLIHGNAGISRSAALVIAYIMETFGIKYREAFTYVQERRFCINPNAGFVHQLQEYEAIYLAKLTIKMSPFQLGRNFSLQSGATRSLKRSHEEDDEHGNMQVSSAHDS from the exons ATGGAGGACGGAAAGCTGGAATTCCCCTCCCTGCCCCAGTGCAAGGACGACCAAGAG GACTGGAGTTACCCTATGAGGCGGGAGatgcag gaaattctgCCTGGCTTGTTTTTGGGTCCATATTCTGCAGCCATGAAAAGCAAG ctcccGATCCTTCAGAAATACGGAATAACGCATATAGTCTGCATAAGGCAAAGCATTGAAGCAAACTTTATCAAACCAAACTTTGAAAATTTATTTAA atatttagtGCTGGATATTGCAGACAACCCTATTGAAAACATTATACGGATTTTCCCTATG TCAAAGGAATTCATTGATGAATGTTTACAAAATGGAG GAAAAGTTCTCATCCATGGCAATGCAGGGATTTCCAGGAGTGCTGCCTTGGTTATTGCATATATTATGGAAACGTTTGGTATAAAATACag GGAAGCTTTTACATACGTGCAAGAAAGAAGGTTCTGTATTAATCCCAATGCTGGATTCGTTCACCAACTTCAG GAATATGAAGCCATCTATCTAGCAAAATTAACCATTAAAATGTCACCTTTCCAActaggaaggaatttttctttACAATCTGGTGCTACAA gAAGCCTGAAGAGATCTCACGAAGAGGATGATGAACATGGGAATATGCAGGTGTCGTCAGCTCACGACTCATAA